The genomic window GCGGTCCATTTGTGCGGGTTTTCAACGTCAAGTCTGAACTCGTCCGAGCTGGACACCTTGATCGTATTCGCGAGAACTTGCTCGTCCGCCGTAGCATCAAGGAGCTTCAGTTCGACGGCACAAGGCGCGCTAACGTCGACTTTAACGCGCAGAGTTGCATTCTCGAATCTGTCGTCCAAGTCTGTTACGACGTGGAAGTCGACAGGGTGCACTTTGGGAAAGGCATGGAGGTAAACGTCTCTGAAAATACCACTGAGCCACCACTCGTCCTGGTCCTCAATGTAGCTCCCGTCGCAGCGCTGGTACACTTCCACGGCCAGGCGATTCTCTCCACCAACTTGAATATGCTCCGTCACGTCGAATTCACTGGGGTTCCGAGAGCCCTGCGAATATCCAACTTCCTTCCCATTAACCCATACCGTGAATGAGGAATCTACCCCTTCGAATCGCAGCCGTACCTGGTGATTCGCAAACGACCCATCAACCTCGAACGAGGTCACGTACCGACCACACTCGTTCTCCTGGTACGAAACATTGGGCGGATCTACCGGCCACGGATACAGGATATTGGTGTAGTGCGGACCCCTTCCGAATTCTTGGAGCTGCCACATTCCGGGGACAACTATGTCCTTGAAAGAGGCATCCTGGAAGTTAGGCTTGTAAAAGTCCCGCGGCCCGTCGAATGGTGACTTGGACCAGTGGAACTTCCATTTCCCAGAGAGACATTGCGCTTTGGCTTTGCTGACGTCCTGCGTGAGCGCGGCTGCTTCGGTGTCGTAGAGGTAGAAGTTGCTTCGGGGTGGGAGAGTGTTGCGATGGACGACGTCGACATTGCTCCAGTCCGGGAGGGAGCTTGGATGAGATGGCGGAAGTGGCATGTCTACTGTGAAGAATTGGATATGACCAAGAGCCACTGAGGGTTTTGTAAACTGGGGCTGGCAGGGGATTTGGGGTGCAGATGGAACGGCAGCTGTTCGTGAGACAGACTGGCTATTAATTCATGGGCGAGTACACAGTGCCAGCTGGTGCAAGTTGTTACAATGGCGAAATATCTCGCGTGACGTGGATTCAAGACAGGATGACAAGGTCACGCTCCCGGGAGGAGAGATGAGAATAGATTACAGGAAAGGTAGCGTCGACATGAAGATGGCTCGAGTTGCAAGCTCGATGAGGAGGTTGAGGGGTAGCTTTAAGGATGGAGGGTCATGGTACGACTTGATTGGAACACACGCGGCCAAGCTTCGAGATTGGGCCAAGTCCACATGATTCATCAGTTCCCAGCTACAGCTCGGGATGAAACACGACTTCTTTTCATCGCTGTGCTTTGTACACCTCACCAATTTGATGTCGGGTTGCATCTCGGCTCGCTCATTCGCATCCCTTGGGGATACCACGAGACAGCTTTCGCAGCTTGACAGCATTGCACGCGTACGCAGGTGCATTGGGCGAACACGAGCACAACTCTTGTGAATATCCCAAATTGTCTACTAACAACGAATTCGTCCCAGTGATCCATGATGTGCACTTACACGCGTGTCATAGGCTTCAATCGGAGTCATCAGCCTACCAGCTCCGCCGTGGGACAGCAAGGATGCGCCCAGCATCGACAGCCTCCATCGGCACAGAGACGCCAAGTACAGCTCCCATCATGAAAGCAACGGTCATCCAAGCTCCAGAATGGCCCGATCACATGGTCAAGCCTCTCATATTCCTCGCCGGAACCACCACGCCAACGGCAGACGGCGACTGGCGTCAAAGACTCGTCAACCGTCTCTCTCAATACCCCGTCACGTTCCTCGACCCGACAAACAAGAATTGGGACTCAACCTGGACAGAAGACTTCTCCGACACCCGCTGGACAAGGCAAATCAGATGGGAGCTGGACCTCCAGGAGCAAGCCGACATCGTCGTGGTCTTCTTTCATGAGAGCACTCTGGCGCCAGTCAGCCTGCTGGAGTTGGGCATGCATGCCCGGTCGGGAAAGGCTATAGCGTGCGCAATGCCGGGCTATGCGAAACGCGGAAACGTTCAGGCCGCCTGCGGCATGTATGATGGTGAATTTGTGACCAGCGAGGAGGAGTTGGCTCAGGCGGTTGAAAGCAGGTTGAGGGACCGGTTCAAGCTTGGCAATATTGAAGCCACTGCCGGGCTTAGGGGTGATTGATTGATGAAGGTTTCCTCAAGACATCATACCTATAGTAGACAAGATACTTCCCAGTGTTTCCGCCAACATGACAAGAATGCGGCATCTCTGCACCAGCTGGGACCGTTGATCATGGTGGGCTTTGTTGGACGCACGCCGGCATTGACTACTATCTTGTGCATGGTCCTGGGAGCCAAGGGTAAGGATTGTAAGGAGGATAACTGAGGCTCATAGCCCCGGACATCGACACGGAGTACAGGGTACCTTATCCATGGGCCGACGACTTCCAGCATCTGAGTTACCGTCCATCGCACAACAAAGGCGGCCTGTATACCCAGTCCTTTGGTCAAGTTCCATGGGCACGAAATTGGTGGAGTTCTAGACTGAGCGCTTTCCACACTAACGCGTTTTCTTCTTATCCACAAGACTTTGCTCGAGAGTCAAGACACGTTTTGTGGCCCGCCAACTTCCAACTTGGAATTACCCTGTGGTCAATGCTGCCTTTGGCGGATTCAGTGACAAGACACGCCACCCTGTGATAGAGCCTGAGATTTAGAAACACAGGTGAAGGAGGCAACCTTCTGAAAAGACGGAGAGATATTTCAGCGTCGTATAATTGAGCAGACGCAATGCACATTCAGACAAAAGTGCAGATGTGAATGTTGCGCCCGATAGCCAAGATTAACAAGGAGATTCCGTTGTCCATGGGTGACGATGATGTGGCCTGCGACTTGTTCGACTCGTGCGGGGACCCAATAAGCTAATCGAtatgttgtatgtatgtatgtacgtaccaGTGACTGGACCCTTCTCACCACTTGCAATGTTGGGCATTTTTGACCATTCAAACTTGACATGTCGATTGGACTTGACCCCACATGCACACTCTGCCACTTTTCTGCCACACTTCTGAGCCTTCTCCCACTACGACTTGACCGGGGTAGCAACAACACCAACTTCAACCAGTGCGCAGCCTCCAGTTCTCCCATTGTTCATCTTCCCTGTTGCGGGATACCTTGCACTGTACTCTGTATTGATACCAATTGCTCATCTGACACTGCAAGTTCGCTCTAGCTTTTTTACAATGGAGGACCAGTTCGGCGGCCGAACCGATGATGACCTCTTCTACGATGACTTCGAGCCCGTCGACAGCGAGCCCATCGTGGTCCAGGAAGAAGCGCCGTATATTCAGGAACCATCGCCTGTTGCTCCTGTTGCTCCTGCTGCGCCTGTAGCTCCAGAGCCTGCACAAGCAAGACAATCCAAGCCCAGGAAGTCGTCGCCACCCGCTCAAGCCCCGAACAGCAATGCGCCGTCCccgtcgccgtcaccatcgtcgtcgcagccgccgcagtcacagtcacagtcacagaCCCAGCCCCAGTCCAAGGGCGGCAATCTCTCCTCATCACGCTTCGCTCGCAAGGGAAACTTCAATATGAGGCAGCAGtctacgccgccgccgccaccaccaccagcaactAAATCGCCTGCGCCACCCAAGGAATCTAAAGAAAAGGAACATGGCCaggaaagagaaaaggaTACCAAAGgcgacaaggaaaaggacGGCACCCCACCACCCAATGCGCCCACAGCTCCTGCAAAGGATAAGAAACCTCAAGCCCCCTCACAGAATACAGCTGCGAATGCGGAGGCACGACTTCAATCCGGCGCCAACCCGCGTCAGAAACTTACCGAGGAGGAACTTGCcgccaagatggaaaagatGAAACTGCTGTCAGCAGAGAAGACGCGTCAGTTTGAGAGAGCTGAAAAGGACGAACAACAGCATGCTCAGGCGTATGCCAAGGGCATGGAAGAAGCCCGCAAGCGGagagcagaagaagcggaACGAAGACGCCggggagaagaggagaagcgcAAGCTCGATGATGAACGTGCAAAGAACCGTGAGCGCAAGCTCAAAGCCATGGGTATGAAAGAAGGTGGCTGGGACGAGGGCAAGGAGGCCATtctggaggaagaagccagAAGGGGCTTCAAGGGAGCAAACGGTGGTATTAGAGGCACCAAGCGTGGCGGCCTCGGAGGCAGTCGATATTCTCGAGAAGTAGACGATCAACCCGACGTGGACCGCTTCCTGGATGACCAGCAGCGCAGCAGGGGAAGGggacgtggtggtggtggacgTGGAGGTGGTCGCGGACGAGGCAGTGGTCGAGGAGGGTTTGATGGCTCATTGCCGAAACCAAATGACAGCAGTGCACCCGCGCCTTCTCTCAACGTGGAAGATTTCCCAGCACTGCCCTCAGATGGAACCAGGAAGCCAACTGGACCGATTGCGCCGGTCGCATACCCACGGAAAGCCGCACCAGCCCCTATCCCGGCCttgccatcaccatctcCTGCCGGCGGCAAATGGGACGATGAGATGGAGGCCCTGGATGAGCTTAAGCAGCAAGGGGAGTCATAGCTGTTGTGGGACAGAGATTACAGGCACAATAGAATGAGTGGGCGGGTATTATGGGACACGGGTAAAAGTGTCATGACAGATGTATGATTTGGATACCTACCTCTATGCTGGGAGAGCAAAAGAACAAAGAATGAGTGATGAGCGGGAGCAATTGGATACATGTAATCAGAAGCGGCAAAACACAACGTTAATATGTGAATCTCTTGTGAGACAAGCCCAAATGTAGTTGGCATATCAAGCCGCAACTCTTTCATCACTTCTTCAGGGCCGACACGCACAGGGTTAAGTTGGTCCAAGTACAATGAATCTCCTATATCGAAGGGTATTTTCCTCCCTGAATGCATATTCTTCAGGTAACGCCAGAGTTGATATGCGACTCGCCCATAAAACCAGCAAAATGATCTTACTCCGTAAGCATAACAAATGGTAACAAAACCCGCCTCTTAACGCCAAACACCCTGGTCTGTCACAAGACTGCTCACAGACCAAAAGACGATCCCCCATGGCAGTCGCATACCTTTACCACCGTCTGCCTCCCCTTCCGCTCCTATAACCTCCAGCCCTCGGGCCCCTTGGTCCTCCCATCCCCCCTCCAGGACCATCATCCCCATCCATCATCCCCTGTCTCTGCCTACTCTTCAGCTCCCTCGGGAACGCATCGTACGTCTTCCGCATAGACGCATACCCCAGATGCATCTTGCCATAAAAGTGATCCGCTAGCCGGCGATCGTTATCTAATCTACTTAGATATGCGCCACAGACATCGCACACTTGGAGCTTCTGGTGGCCAGAAGGGCCAGACGTATCGGAAAGCGCCTTGagctccttttccttttcgacTTTTAGCTGCATGGTCTGCTTGATGCGGAAAttctcgtcgacggcgcgggAGACTTCGTTCATGGAAGCGAGGACTTCGACTTCCAGCTGGCCGTTGGCTATTGAGGCCGCAAGCTCGGAGATGGTTTTCAGCTATTGCCATGGGGGTTAGCATTGTGGCGCTCTCCACGCTTGCAACGCAGGTCAGGATGGAGGCATAATACCAAAACGTTTGTTTGTCGGATCTCATCAGGCGTCTTCTCGAGCCTCTTTTGCGCGGCGTCGATTCGTCGATTGCAATCGTCAATGTACTTTTGCAGGTCGCGCATGTAGTCGTAGTCGAATCCATATCTCTGCTTCTCCCGATCCGACAGGGCCTCGTACTCGACTTTCAACGGTTCAGAGTGCACTTTGGGACACTGGCCCAGGTCCTGCTTTGTGTTGGTGAAGAGGTCGTGCGGACAGGTGCCTACAAGATAGGACCGGCAGACTTTGGGATCTGTGAGGGAGAGTTGAGCGGCGCGCGAGGTGGACTGGTGGCCCATGAGCTGCTCGAGCAGCTTTCTTTGCTCGGCGGCCATGATTGCTGGATCCGCACCTGGTGGACTATTGTATACAGAAGTGCGAGGCGCGAGCTTGACCGACAGTGTTGATATGATGGTGTGGTCACTGGTGAGGCGGTGCTCTTTTCGGAGCTGCTTCAGTTGCTTCAAAGACTGGTGGAATGGATGCTCTGCCCCATCTCACCGCCTGCCAGGGATCCACGTTTCTGCCCAGACCAAATGTTCCGGCTGGTCAAGCCACGAGTCGATCTCGAGCCAAGGATTAAGCCATCAATAATGTCCAGTTGCTCCACGTCGCCTGTCGGCATCTCCAGCTTTCGAGTCGTGATGACTTCCTGACCGGGTTCCTCAACTCTTATAAACTTGGCGCGGTATACGCGACATGTCCATGTTACTGCAACCGCGCAGATAGTTCCATTCTTTGACTATCTGCCTtgatttctttctttcccccctttttttatCTTGTTGTTCTCTTCTCCATTTAGCCACTTCGACCCAACCTCGCCTTCGTCGTTAAATAGATACATACGAGATTCGCGAGATGCGTCCCTGTCTGACGCCGTTATTGGCATCTCTTGTCCCCggacttgccgccgccgccgccgccgactaCCACGAGCTACTTACTCTGCGCCCATTGCCATTCTCCCAGCTTCTTGCAAGCTTTAATTTCAAATCAAATTCGTCCATAGCCGATTTTGAGGCGCACAACTTCCGATTGTTCCCCCGGTCACTCGGCCAGATTCTCGAGTACGCGGGCACACGAGAGCTCCATCTGCGGTTCACATTGGGACGGTGGGACGCGGAGACATGGGGGGCACGACCTTGGGACGGCACAAAGGAGGGCGGCACCGGTGTTGAGTTGTGGGCGTGGATGGATGCTGAAACCGATCAACAGGCAGATGAGAACTGGCTGACCTTGACGAATGCCCTTTCGGGGTTATTTTGCGCCAGTCTCAACTTCATTGATGGGACGAGGACTGTACGACCAGCTCTTTCATTTCAACCGGAGGGTCATCATTCGAGCGAGACGTTGGCCAAGACACGATTGTTACATGGCGTTCTGCCACATGAGGTGGTGTGTACGGAGAACCTGACGCCTTTTTTGAAGTTATTGCCATGTCATGGGAAGGCAGGCATTGCAAGTCTATTGGATGGTCACAAGTTGTTTGATTCGTCATTTCAGAGCATGGCCATCGACGTGAAGCCCATTTGTGACCAGAGTGGCGATTGTGTGCTACAGATGGAGCAGACGATTGATATGGTTATGGACGTCAACCGATCCAAGAGGCCGAGGGGTATGTCGCCGCAAGAACACGACACAACTCCTTACATTGACTAACCATGTACGCAGATAACCCTATCCCACGACCGCCTCCTACTCATGAACTAGTCTGCGACACCTCCAAGTCCTACCACGACGATGATCATTGCTTCCCAGCCGACCACCTCAACGGCCAAGACTGGACACTTTCTCAAATCTTTGGCCGCCCCATGAAAGGCACATGTCCTCTTGCCGACGCGCAGGTGCCTCCCGTGTGTCTCCAAGTCCCCGATTCACGAGTCGTCTACGCCTCGGAAGGCTCCGCCGAAATCAAGGATGAGAATGGCATGTCCAGATGCTACACAATCCCACCCCAAAGTGAATTCGCGCTTGTCCTCCCCAAATCCGAAGCCAAGACCCCCGAAGAAGCAGCAAAGGAACTCGTCGAACCTGTACAGCCCCTCCTCTACGCAGAACGCAGCTTCActggccacggccaggaACACGGCGGCGTCCAAGCCATCCTCACCAACCCCAACAATGTAGAAGTCGAATTCGTCTATCTTGAATCTCTCCCCTGGTTCATGCGCATCTACCTACACACCTTGTCAACCCGTATTTCATCCTCGGCTGCCCCGACGACCAATTCCTCGGAACTCATCAAGCAGATCCATTACCGCCCTGCGCTGGACCGCTCCCGCGGCACCCAGCTCGAACTGCTGATGCGCATCCCACCGAGATGCACTGTTTTCCTCACATATGACTTTGAAAAGGCCATCTTGCGCTATACAGAGTACCCGCCAGATGCCAATCGCGGCTTCGACGTCGCAGCGGCCGTGATTCGCACTCTCGAGCCCCAAGTTATGAATCTCCGTACCACGAGTTTACTCCTGTACCTGCCGACGCCGGACTTTAGCATGCCGTACAACGTGATTATCTTCACGTCGACGGCTATTGCACTTGCCTTTGGCGGGCTGTATAATATCCTTGTGAGGAGGTTAGTTGGCGCGGACGAGGTCGCGAGTCCCATGGCGAAGTGGAAGTTGAGGAATCTCTTGAGCAAGTTTCAGAAGAGAGGAATTGGCAGGCAATAAAATTATTGGGCGGCAGGCATAATATAATCTCTTCTTTTTCAGCACCCGGGATGGCATGATGAATTATATACGGTGTGATTTTTTGCACGTATACGTTGCACCTCGTGAGTGATGCTGAAGAGATTCATGACTTTACAGGACAAATGCATagctcgccatggccgacgcATTGGGAGGAGCTGAAGTTGTTCAAGACGCTCATCCAGACATTACACCATGCCACGGCCTATACTATACGCGGGTCATATCGTCTCAGtcatatacatatatatattgATGTTTATAAACTTCCAAAGTGGGAAAATATACAGATTCATAAATCTTCGTCGGACGCACTGGTCTTTTTTATCTGTTGAAAACTCACGCGGCCCGCCGCCCTCTAACCACACACCGAAACCTCGCGCCTCTCCCAGTGCAACGCAATAAATTCGCTCAATCTCACAGACAGAAATGCTTCCTTGCTCATCGACGACATTGCCCTCTACCACTTCTCTCAGCGCAGCAGATTCGAGACATGGCATCGCACTTTTTAGCAACCGGCCGGGACGGTGAAGTCCTCGGTGCGGTTGCGACCACCGTTGTATCTGGCGTTTTCGCCGAGACCACGCTTGGCAAAGGCCTTCCAGAGCAGGCACTTGTTGGCGGAGCCAGTGAGCTTCTTGTCTGCGTCGAGGATGGCGTCTCGCGCAGATACCATGCTAGGGTTGCACGGCTGGATggccatgccgcccatgacGAGCTTCATGGTGAGGAAGCGGCCGTCCTTGGGGACACGCTTGTCGTCAAAGGTGGGGTACTTGTCGGCGGTGATGCCGTGCTCGTCAACAAGGTTCCAGAAGACCTCGTAGAGGGTATTGGCCCAGATCTCACCCATGGCGTGGACCTCGTTCTTCTCGTTGGCAGAGGCGTAGGTGTAGGGGTTCGTCTGGATGTTGGTGGAGTAGGGGAAGGACCGGATGCCCTTGGGTTTGTTGGAGACCCAAACACCGAGAGGGAAGTCCTTGGTGCGCGTgtcgttggccttggcgaGGACGGCAACGGCCATGAAGTCGGACCAGCCCTCTCCCATGCCTCCGGACTCGAGACCATTGAGGCAGCCCGAGTTCGCAGGGCCGCCGGTCAGGCGGGTGGACAGGCCGTGGGTGTACTCGTGGAGAACGACGTCAGAGTCAAAGGCGCAATCGCGTTG from Metarhizium brunneum chromosome 2, complete sequence includes these protein-coding regions:
- the Pigt gene encoding GPI transamidase component PIG-T translates to MRPCLTPLLASLVPGLAAAAAADYHELLTLRPLPFSQLLASFNFKSNSSIADFEAHNFRLFPRSLGQILEYAGTRELHLRFTLGRWDAETWGARPWDGTKEGGTGVELWAWMDAETDQQADENWLTLTNALSGLFCASLNFIDGTRTSMAIDVKPICDQSGDCVLQMEQTIDMVMDVNRSKRPRDNPIPRPPPTHELVCDTSKSYHDDDHCFPADHLNGQDWTLSQIFGRPMKGTCPLADAQVPPVCLQVPDSRVVYASEGSAEIKDENGMSRCYTIPPQSEFALVLPKSEAKTPEEAAKELVEPVQPLLYAERSFTGHGQEHGGVQAILTNPNNVEVEFVYLESLPWFMRIYLHTLSTRISSSAAPTTNSSELIKQIHYRPALDRSRGTQLELLMRIPPRCTVFLTYDFEKAILRYTEYPPDANRGFDVAAAVIRTLEPQVMNLRTTSLLLYLPTPDFSMPYNVIIFTSTAIALAFGGLYNILVRRLVGADEVASPMAKWKLRNLLSKFQKRGIGRQ
- the US107 gene encoding U1 snRNP-associated protein → MAAEQRKLLEQLMGHQSTSRAAQLSLTDPKVCRSYLVGTCPHDLFTNTKQDLGQCPKVHSEPLKVEYEALSDREKQRYGFDYDYMRDLQKYIDDCNRRIDAAQKRLEKTPDEIRQTNVLLKTISELAASIANGQLEVEVLASMNEVSRAVDENFRIKQTMQLKVEKEKELKALSDTSGPSGHQKLQVCDVCGAYLSRLDNDRRLADHFYGKMHLGYASMRKTYDAFPRELKSRQRQGMMDGDDGPGGGMGGPRGPRAGGYRSGRGGRRW